A single Stutzerimonas stutzeri DNA region contains:
- the ubiH gene encoding 2-octaprenyl-6-methoxyphenyl hydroxylase: MGSIAIVGGGLVGASLALALQKGARSRGWTIELIEPFEPGNEYQPSYDARSTALSYGTRLIYQRLGVWERIAERAEPITCIHVSDRGRAGAARLDAGTEQVPALGYVVENAWIGHCLWQALDDRVVVRRCPAEVERMQPLPGGYRLTLTDGQGLDCDLAVLADGGRSALREQLGIEIKCTPYDQSALIANVTPGKPHGGRAFERFTDYGPMALLPLQDNRCALVWTRSEQDAARLAAVPEAQFLSELQQAFGYRLGGFQQVGARHLYPLMLIEAQEQIRAGLVVLGNAAHSLHPIAGQGYNLSLRDTEALAVALLSSSARLGDLAVLQAYYRQQRSDQRLTVGFSDQLTQLFGGSARLSIAGRNLGLLGLDLLPPAKTWFARQAMGLGVRAR; the protein is encoded by the coding sequence ATGGGTTCGATCGCCATCGTGGGCGGCGGGCTGGTTGGCGCCAGCCTGGCGTTGGCGCTGCAGAAAGGTGCCAGGTCACGCGGCTGGACGATCGAGCTGATCGAGCCGTTCGAGCCGGGCAACGAGTATCAGCCCAGCTATGATGCGCGTTCGACAGCGCTTTCCTACGGTACCCGGCTGATCTATCAGCGGCTGGGTGTCTGGGAGCGGATTGCCGAGCGTGCCGAGCCGATCACCTGTATCCATGTCTCCGATCGTGGCCGCGCAGGTGCTGCCCGTCTCGATGCAGGCACCGAGCAGGTACCGGCGCTGGGCTATGTGGTGGAAAACGCCTGGATTGGCCATTGCCTGTGGCAAGCGCTCGATGACCGGGTCGTGGTTCGCCGCTGCCCGGCTGAAGTCGAGCGCATGCAGCCCTTGCCTGGCGGGTATCGGCTGACGTTGACCGACGGCCAGGGGCTCGATTGCGACCTGGCGGTTCTTGCCGACGGCGGCCGGTCCGCGTTGCGCGAGCAGCTCGGCATCGAGATCAAGTGCACCCCCTATGACCAGTCGGCCCTGATCGCCAACGTGACGCCGGGCAAGCCGCACGGTGGGCGCGCGTTCGAGCGTTTCACCGATTACGGGCCGATGGCGCTGCTGCCCTTGCAGGACAATCGCTGCGCGCTGGTCTGGACCCGCTCGGAACAGGACGCCGCGCGTCTGGCTGCGGTGCCCGAAGCGCAATTCCTGAGCGAACTGCAGCAGGCATTCGGCTATCGCCTGGGCGGCTTTCAGCAGGTCGGCGCAAGGCATCTCTATCCGCTGATGCTCATCGAGGCCCAGGAACAGATTCGTGCCGGTCTGGTCGTACTGGGCAACGCCGCCCACAGCTTGCACCCTATTGCCGGGCAAGGGTACAACCTGTCGCTGCGAGATACCGAGGCACTTGCGGTTGCGCTGTTGAGCAGTTCGGCCCGCCTGGGCGATCTGGCCGTGCTGCAGGCTTATTACCGGCAGCAGCGTTCGGATCAGCGGCTTACCGTCGGCTTTTCCGATCAACTGACCCAACTGTTCGGTGGATCGGCTCGTCTGTCCATCGCGGGGCGCAACCTGGGGCTGCTGGGGTTGGACCTGCTGCCGCCTGCCAAGACCTGGTTTGCGAGACAGGCCATGGGGCTCGGTGTGCGTGCGCGTTGA
- the pepP gene encoding Xaa-Pro aminopeptidase has translation MIRIPKSEYARRRKALMAEMEPNSIAILPAAPMYIRNRDVEHIYRQDSDFQYLSGFPEPEAVIALIPGREHGEYVLFCRERDPARELWDGLRAGQDGAISEYGADDAFPIGDIDDILPGLIEGRSRVYYAIGSNQEFDHRLMEWINTIRSKARQGAQPPNEFVALDHLLHDLRLYKSANEIKVMRSAAQVSAGAHVRAMQASRPGLYEYHLEAELDYEFRKGGAKMPAYGSIVAAGKNACILHYRENDALLKDGDLVLIDAGCELDCYASDITRTFPVNGRFSPEQKAIYEVVLAANEEAFKHIAPGKHWNEAHEATVQVITAGLVELGLLRGDIQTLIATEAYKPFYMHRAGHWLGMDVHDVGDYKVGGEWRVLEPGMAMTVEPGIYVAPDNQDVAKKWRGIGVRIEDDVVVTRTGCEILTGGVPKTVEQIEALMANAVEVA, from the coding sequence ATGATCCGCATCCCGAAATCGGAATACGCCCGTCGGCGCAAGGCGCTGATGGCCGAGATGGAACCCAACAGCATCGCCATCCTGCCGGCGGCGCCGATGTACATCCGCAACCGCGACGTCGAGCATATCTATCGTCAGGACAGTGACTTTCAGTACCTGTCGGGATTCCCCGAGCCGGAGGCGGTAATCGCGCTGATCCCTGGCCGCGAGCATGGCGAATACGTGCTGTTCTGTCGTGAGCGCGATCCGGCACGTGAACTGTGGGACGGTCTGCGGGCAGGCCAGGACGGTGCCATCTCCGAATACGGCGCCGATGACGCCTTTCCCATCGGCGATATCGACGACATCCTGCCGGGCCTGATCGAAGGACGTTCGCGCGTGTACTACGCCATCGGCAGCAATCAGGAGTTCGATCATCGGTTGATGGAGTGGATCAACACCATCCGTTCCAAGGCCCGTCAAGGCGCGCAGCCGCCGAACGAGTTCGTCGCCCTCGATCATCTGTTGCACGACCTGCGCCTGTACAAATCGGCAAATGAGATCAAGGTCATGCGCAGCGCGGCGCAGGTATCCGCTGGTGCCCATGTCCGCGCCATGCAGGCCAGCCGTCCGGGGCTATACGAGTACCATCTGGAAGCGGAGCTGGATTACGAATTCCGCAAGGGCGGGGCGAAGATGCCGGCGTATGGCTCTATCGTCGCGGCCGGCAAGAACGCCTGTATCCTGCATTATCGTGAGAACGATGCCCTGCTCAAGGACGGTGACCTGGTGCTGATCGACGCCGGTTGCGAGCTCGATTGCTACGCCAGCGACATCACCCGTACGTTCCCGGTCAACGGCCGCTTCTCGCCCGAGCAGAAAGCCATCTACGAGGTGGTGCTGGCCGCCAACGAAGAGGCGTTCAAGCATATTGCCCCTGGCAAGCACTGGAACGAGGCGCACGAGGCGACCGTCCAGGTCATCACGGCCGGACTGGTCGAACTGGGTCTGCTGCGCGGCGACATCCAGACGCTGATTGCCACGGAAGCCTACAAACCTTTTTATATGCACCGCGCCGGCCACTGGCTGGGCATGGACGTGCATGACGTGGGCGACTACAAGGTCGGCGGGGAATGGCGTGTGCTCGAACCTGGCATGGCGATGACGGTGGAGCCTGGTATCTATGTCGCCCCGGACAATCAGGATGTGGCGAAGAAGTGGCGGGGTATCGGCGTGCGCATCGAAGATGATGTGGTGGTAACCCGAACCGGCTGCGAGATCCTGACCGGCGGTGTGCCCAAGACGGTCGAGCAAATCGAGGCCTTGATGGCGAACGCGGTCGAGGTCGCCTAG
- a CDS encoding YecA family protein: MPIQNSPYAAFATLLASSAQPVTPAELHGLLLGRSCAGAGFDVDTWLNDAAELLGAEPEESVRQALIGLQEMVKGELAGDDIAIVLLLPSDDAPLAERALALGQWCQSFLAGFGLIAGDRALSGEAMEVLQDMAAIAQIQDSLDESEDGESDYMEVMEYLRVAPLLLFTECAKPVAATPKPSLH, from the coding sequence ATGCCCATTCAGAACTCGCCGTATGCTGCTTTCGCCACATTGCTGGCCAGCAGTGCCCAACCCGTCACACCCGCCGAGCTGCACGGGCTGTTGCTTGGACGCAGCTGCGCCGGTGCCGGTTTCGATGTCGATACCTGGCTGAACGACGCCGCCGAGCTGCTCGGTGCCGAGCCCGAGGAGTCGGTGCGCCAGGCGCTTATCGGCCTGCAAGAGATGGTCAAGGGCGAACTCGCCGGTGACGACATCGCCATCGTCCTGCTGCTGCCCTCCGACGATGCGCCGCTTGCCGAGCGTGCACTCGCGCTGGGCCAGTGGTGCCAGAGCTTCCTGGCCGGCTTCGGTTTGATCGCCGGTGACCGCGCACTGAGCGGCGAGGCCATGGAAGTGTTGCAGGACATGGCGGCGATCGCACAGATCCAGGATTCGCTGGACGAGTCCGAAGACGGCGAGAGCGATTACATGGAAGTCATGGAGTACCTGCGCGTGGCGCCATTGCTGCTGTTTACCGAATGCGCGAAGCCGGTAGCGGCGACACCCAAGCCCTCCCTGCATTGA
- a CDS encoding TIGR02449 family protein: MEDADLQLLTAKLEQLIQRIEQLKAQNRLLLHSEKAWREERAHLIEKNEMARVKVESMISRLKALEQDS; this comes from the coding sequence ATGGAAGACGCCGACCTGCAATTGCTGACCGCCAAGCTGGAGCAGCTGATTCAGCGCATCGAGCAACTCAAGGCGCAGAATCGCCTGTTGCTCCATAGCGAGAAGGCCTGGCGCGAGGAGCGCGCTCATCTGATCGAAAAGAACGAAATGGCACGAGTGAAGGTCGAATCAATGATTTCGCGCCTGAAAGCCCTGGAGCAGGACTCATGA
- a CDS encoding cell division protein ZapA has protein sequence MTQPNTVTVHIMDKEYCISCPPEERSNLEGAAHYLDRKMREIRSSGKVIGADRVAVMAALNITHELLHKHDRLDAEANSAREHVRTLLERVDSALAADPNPSGN, from the coding sequence ATGACCCAGCCGAACACCGTTACCGTGCACATCATGGACAAGGAATATTGCATTTCCTGCCCGCCCGAAGAACGCAGCAACCTCGAAGGCGCCGCCCATTACCTGGATCGCAAGATGCGGGAAATCCGCAGCAGCGGAAAAGTCATCGGCGCTGACCGCGTCGCCGTGATGGCCGCGCTCAACATCACCCATGAGCTGCTGCACAAGCATGACCGCCTGGACGCCGAAGCCAACAGCGCCCGCGAGCATGTGCGTACGCTGCTGGAACGGGTCGACAGCGCACTGGCCGCCGATCCAAACCCGTCCGGCAACTGA
- a CDS encoding 5-formyltetrahydrofolate cyclo-ligase encodes MIVAEGLSRPALRRQLRQARRRLSAVQQRQAARSLYRQLSQHPLFRRARHIALYLPNDGEIDPRPLLREAQRRGKATYLPVLNAWPRTRMVFQRIEPNERLKPNRFGIAEPAFCRARQRRIWALDLVLMPLVGFDEHGGRLGMGGGFYDRSLAYRTRRKKGHKPTLLGLAHESQKVDRLPLASWDVSLQATVTDRGWYAKPGGTH; translated from the coding sequence ATGATCGTAGCCGAAGGCCTTTCGCGCCCGGCCTTGCGACGTCAACTGCGACAAGCTCGTCGCCGGCTCTCGGCCGTTCAACAACGCCAGGCCGCCAGATCGCTCTATCGGCAACTGTCCCAGCACCCATTGTTTCGCCGCGCGCGACACATCGCCCTGTACCTGCCCAATGACGGGGAAATAGACCCCCGCCCCTTGCTGCGTGAAGCGCAGCGGCGCGGCAAGGCAACCTATTTGCCCGTGCTCAACGCCTGGCCGCGCACACGCATGGTATTTCAGCGGATCGAGCCGAACGAGCGCCTGAAACCGAATCGCTTCGGCATTGCCGAGCCTGCATTCTGCCGAGCCCGACAGCGCCGCATCTGGGCACTCGATCTGGTGCTGATGCCCTTGGTCGGGTTCGATGAGCACGGCGGTCGGTTGGGGATGGGGGGTGGCTTCTATGATCGCAGCCTGGCCTACCGCACCAGGCGCAAAAAAGGTCACAAACCGACGCTTTTGGGTCTTGCGCATGAAAGCCAGAAGGTCGACCGGCTGCCATTGGCCAGCTGGGATGTCAGCTTACAGGCTACGGTGACGGACCGGGGCTGGTATGCAAAACCCGGCGGAACGCACTGA
- a CDS encoding EVE domain-containing protein, whose amino-acid sequence MPYWLMKSEPDEFSIQNLERLGTSRWDGVRNYQARNFLRQMLEGDRFFFYHSSCATPGIAGIGSIQRTAYPDPTALDPDSPYRDARATEAKNPWSAVDVAFVERFDSTLTLARLKAEPALAQMPLVHKGNRLSVMPVSESEWRAILAMR is encoded by the coding sequence ATGCCGTACTGGCTGATGAAGTCCGAACCGGACGAGTTTTCCATCCAGAACCTGGAGCGGCTCGGCACCAGTCGCTGGGATGGCGTGCGTAACTACCAGGCCCGCAACTTTCTGCGCCAGATGCTCGAAGGCGACCGGTTCTTCTTCTATCACTCGAGCTGCGCGACGCCCGGCATCGCCGGAATCGGCAGCATCCAGCGCACCGCCTACCCGGACCCGACGGCGCTCGACCCCGACAGCCCCTACCGGGACGCCAGGGCCACCGAAGCGAAAAACCCGTGGAGCGCGGTCGACGTCGCCTTTGTCGAACGCTTCGACTCAACGCTGACGCTGGCTCGACTGAAGGCGGAGCCGGCCCTCGCGCAAATGCCCCTGGTGCACAAAGGCAACAGGCTTTCCGTAATGCCGGTCAGCGAGAGCGAGTGGCGCGCCATCCTGGCCATGCGCTGA
- a CDS encoding flagellar basal body-associated protein FliL, translating into MKRILVAFFALCVALPALAEPSEADAAATKTIYYALVPALVGNYGSDGRLKYYKADIALRVSGTEAEAKVKHHEPLIRNQLVMLFSQQTDASLGTVEAKEALRQEALKQVQAVLDQEEGEPLVDDLLFNNLIVQ; encoded by the coding sequence GTGAAGCGAATCCTTGTTGCCTTCTTCGCTCTTTGCGTCGCGCTGCCGGCACTGGCCGAACCATCCGAAGCCGATGCGGCTGCGACCAAAACCATCTATTACGCGCTGGTCCCGGCGCTGGTCGGTAATTACGGTTCCGATGGCAGGCTGAAGTACTACAAGGCCGACATCGCCCTGCGGGTCAGCGGCACGGAGGCGGAGGCGAAGGTCAAACACCACGAGCCGTTGATTCGCAATCAATTGGTGATGCTGTTTTCGCAGCAGACCGATGCGAGCCTCGGAACGGTCGAGGCCAAGGAAGCGTTGCGCCAGGAGGCACTCAAGCAGGTTCAGGCCGTGCTCGATCAGGAAGAGGGCGAGCCGCTGGTCGACGACCTGTTGTTCAACAACCTGATCGTCCAATAA
- a CDS encoding NADPH:quinone oxidoreductase family protein, producing the protein MKAVLCKEFGPAENLVIEETDSPQIKKGEVLLDVHAASVNFPDTLIIEGKYQFKPPFPFSPGGEAAGVVAAVGEKVTHLKVGDRVMGLTGWGSFAEQVAAPADNVLPIPAQMDFETAAAFSMTYGTSMHALKQRANLQPGETLLVLGASGGVGLAAVEIGKAMGARVIAAASTAEKLEVAKNAGADELINYTEGSLKERLKELTEGQGVDVIYDPVGGSLFEEAFRSIAWNGRMLVVGFAAGDIPSLPANLPLLKGASLIGVFWGSFARRQPQDNAANFKQLFAWHAEGKLKPLVSQTFALEQTATAINTLAQRKAVGKLVVKVR; encoded by the coding sequence ATGAAAGCTGTCCTGTGCAAAGAATTCGGCCCGGCCGAAAATCTCGTCATCGAAGAAACCGATAGCCCCCAGATCAAAAAGGGCGAGGTGCTGCTAGACGTGCACGCTGCCAGCGTCAACTTTCCGGACACGCTGATCATCGAAGGGAAGTACCAGTTCAAGCCGCCCTTTCCCTTTTCACCGGGTGGCGAGGCCGCCGGAGTGGTTGCCGCTGTCGGTGAAAAGGTCACCCATTTGAAGGTCGGGGACCGGGTAATGGGCCTGACCGGCTGGGGCAGCTTCGCCGAGCAGGTGGCCGCGCCCGCGGATAACGTGCTGCCGATCCCCGCGCAGATGGATTTCGAAACGGCCGCCGCGTTCAGCATGACCTACGGCACGTCCATGCATGCGCTCAAGCAACGCGCCAACCTGCAACCGGGCGAAACCCTGCTGGTACTGGGCGCATCGGGAGGCGTCGGCCTGGCTGCCGTAGAGATCGGCAAGGCGATGGGCGCCCGAGTCATCGCTGCCGCCTCGACGGCCGAAAAACTGGAGGTGGCAAAAAACGCAGGCGCGGACGAGCTGATCAACTACACCGAAGGCAGCCTCAAGGAGCGTCTGAAGGAGCTCACCGAGGGCCAAGGGGTGGATGTGATCTACGATCCGGTAGGCGGCAGCCTGTTCGAAGAGGCATTTCGCAGCATCGCCTGGAATGGCCGGATGCTGGTGGTCGGATTCGCCGCAGGCGACATCCCTTCGCTGCCCGCCAACCTGCCGTTGCTCAAGGGCGCTTCGTTGATCGGCGTATTCTGGGGCAGTTTCGCCCGGCGTCAGCCGCAGGACAACGCAGCCAACTTCAAGCAGCTGTTCGCCTGGCACGCTGAAGGCAAGCTCAAGCCACTGGTGTCGCAGACCTTCGCACTCGAACAGACTGCGACAGCGATCAACACGCTGGCCCAGCGCAAGGCTGTCGGCAAACTGGTCGTGAAGGTGCGTTGA
- the secB gene encoding protein-export chaperone SecB yields the protein MTEQANNGAAAGQEEQGAQFSLQRIYVRDLSFEAPKSPEIFRQEWNPSVALDLNTKQKTLENDFHEVVLTLSVTVKTGEDVAFIAEVQQAGIFLIKGLEAQAMSHTLGAFCPNILFPYARETLDSLVTRGSFPALMLAPVNFDALYAQEMARMQQGGGAAPATAH from the coding sequence ATGACTGAACAAGCGAACAACGGCGCGGCTGCGGGTCAGGAAGAGCAGGGCGCACAGTTTTCCCTGCAGCGGATCTATGTCCGCGACCTTTCTTTCGAGGCCCCCAAGAGCCCGGAAATCTTCCGTCAGGAGTGGAATCCGAGCGTTGCGCTGGATCTGAATACCAAGCAGAAGACGCTCGAGAACGACTTCCATGAAGTGGTGCTGACGCTCTCCGTGACGGTCAAGACGGGTGAGGACGTTGCGTTTATCGCCGAGGTTCAGCAGGCCGGCATCTTCCTCATCAAGGGGCTCGAGGCCCAGGCGATGAGCCACACACTTGGCGCATTCTGCCCGAACATCCTGTTCCCCTATGCCCGCGAAACGCTCGACAGCCTGGTCACTCGCGGCTCGTTCCCGGCGCTCATGCTGGCTCCGGTGAACTTCGATGCGCTTTACGCCCAGGAAATGGCGCGCATGCAGCAGGGCGGCGGTGCGGCGCCCGCCACTGCTCACTGA
- the grxC gene encoding glutaredoxin 3: MPKVVIYTTAWCPYCIRAKSLLDRKGVSYEEIAVDGKPTLRSEMASKAGRTSVPQIWIGDEHVGGCDELHALERSGRLDPLLQA, from the coding sequence ATGCCTAAAGTCGTCATCTACACCACCGCCTGGTGCCCGTATTGTATCCGGGCCAAAAGCCTGCTCGATCGCAAGGGTGTCAGCTACGAGGAAATCGCCGTGGATGGCAAGCCCACCCTGCGCTCGGAGATGGCCTCCAAGGCCGGGCGCACATCGGTTCCGCAGATATGGATCGGTGACGAACACGTCGGTGGCTGCGACGAGCTACATGCGCTGGAGCGGTCGGGTCGGCTGGATCCGCTGCTGCAGGCATGA
- a CDS encoding rhodanese-like domain-containing protein codes for MVANLIEFVSNHYVLVSIFLVLLVLLAITEARKGGKSLSNRELTGLVNRDEGVVLDVRAKKEFDAGHIVDALNIPYDKLVSRLGELEKHKGKTIVVVDAMGQHAGTACRELQKAGFNAAKLAGGISSWRGENLPVVK; via the coding sequence ATGGTCGCTAACCTGATTGAATTTGTCTCTAACCACTATGTCCTGGTCAGCATCTTTCTGGTGCTGCTGGTTCTTCTCGCCATCACCGAGGCGCGCAAGGGCGGCAAGAGCCTGAGCAATCGCGAGCTCACCGGTCTGGTCAATCGCGACGAAGGCGTGGTGTTGGACGTGCGCGCGAAGAAGGAGTTCGACGCCGGTCACATCGTGGATGCATTGAACATTCCCTACGACAAACTGGTCAGCCGATTGGGCGAGCTGGAAAAGCACAAGGGCAAGACGATCGTCGTGGTCGATGCCATGGGCCAGCACGCTGGAACGGCCTGCCGTGAGCTGCAAAAGGCAGGCTTCAACGCCGCCAAGCTGGCCGGAGGGATTTCCAGCTGGCGCGGCGAAAACCTGCCAGTGGTCAAGTAA
- the gpmI gene encoding 2,3-bisphosphoglycerate-independent phosphoglycerate mutase yields MPAAPKPLVLMILDGFGHSDSPEYNAIHAANKPVYDRLLATQPHGLISGSGMDVGLPDGQMGNSEVGHMNLGAGRVVYQDFTRVTKSIRDGDFFENPAICAAVDKAVSAGKAVHILGLLSDGGVHSHQDHLVAMAELAAKRGAEKIYLHAFLDGRDTPPKSAQHSIELMQATFTRLGKGRVASLIGRYFAMDRDNRWDRVEQAYHLIVDGKAEYRSDYAVDGLIAAYERGESDEFVKATAIGEPVTVEDGDAVVFMNFRADRARELTRCFVEPDFKEFPRARVPNLAGFVMLTQYAASICAPSAFAPEGLTNVLGEYLANNGKTQLRIAETEKYAHVTFFFSGGREEPFPGEERILIPSPQVATYDMQPEMSAPEVTDRIVEAIEQQRYDVIIVNYANGDMVGHTGVFEAAVKAVECLDACIGRIVDALDKVGGEALITADHGNVEQMEDVMTGQAHTAHTCEPVPFIYYGKRNLTVREGGVLADVAPTMLTLLGLPTPPEMTGRSIIELQS; encoded by the coding sequence ATGCCTGCCGCGCCCAAACCCCTGGTATTGATGATTCTCGACGGCTTCGGACACAGCGACAGCCCTGAATACAATGCCATCCATGCCGCCAACAAGCCGGTCTATGACCGCCTGCTCGCCACCCAGCCGCATGGCCTGATCTCCGGCAGCGGGATGGATGTCGGCTTGCCGGACGGACAGATGGGCAATTCCGAGGTGGGGCACATGAACCTGGGCGCAGGCCGGGTGGTGTACCAGGATTTCACCCGCGTGACGAAATCCATCCGCGACGGCGACTTCTTCGAGAATCCGGCCATCTGTGCCGCGGTGGACAAAGCCGTCAGTGCGGGCAAGGCCGTGCATATCCTTGGCCTGCTATCGGACGGCGGCGTGCATAGCCACCAGGACCACCTGGTCGCCATGGCCGAACTGGCTGCCAAACGCGGCGCTGAGAAGATCTACCTGCACGCTTTTCTCGATGGGCGTGATACGCCACCCAAAAGCGCCCAGCATTCGATCGAACTGATGCAGGCGACCTTCACCCGTCTGGGCAAGGGCCGCGTCGCCAGCCTGATCGGCCGTTACTTCGCCATGGACCGCGACAACCGCTGGGATCGCGTCGAGCAGGCCTATCATCTGATCGTCGATGGCAAGGCCGAGTATCGCTCCGACTATGCGGTAGACGGCCTGATCGCCGCCTATGAACGTGGCGAAAGCGACGAGTTCGTCAAGGCGACCGCCATCGGCGAGCCAGTGACGGTCGAAGACGGCGACGCCGTGGTATTCATGAACTTCCGCGCCGACCGCGCGCGCGAGCTGACCCGCTGCTTCGTCGAACCCGATTTCAAAGAATTTCCCAGGGCCCGGGTACCGAACCTGGCGGGCTTCGTCATGCTGACCCAGTACGCCGCCAGCATTTGCGCACCCAGCGCCTTCGCGCCGGAAGGACTCACCAACGTCCTGGGCGAATACCTGGCCAACAACGGCAAGACTCAGCTGCGCATCGCCGAGACCGAAAAATACGCCCACGTCACCTTCTTTTTCTCCGGCGGCCGTGAAGAGCCATTCCCCGGCGAGGAGCGCATTCTCATCCCCTCCCCCCAGGTGGCCACCTACGACATGCAGCCGGAAATGAGCGCTCCGGAAGTGACCGACCGCATCGTCGAGGCCATCGAGCAACAACGCTACGACGTCATCATCGTCAACTATGCGAACGGCGACATGGTCGGCCATACCGGCGTGTTCGAGGCCGCGGTTAAGGCGGTGGAATGCCTGGACGCTTGCATCGGACGCATTGTCGATGCGCTGGACAAGGTCGGTGGCGAAGCCTTGATCACCGCTGACCATGGCAACGTCGAACAAATGGAAGACGTCATGACGGGCCAGGCCCACACCGCGCATACCTGCGAGCCGGTGCCGTTCATCTATTACGGCAAACGCAACCTGACGGTGCGCGAAGGCGGCGTGCTGGCCGATGTGGCCCCGACCATGTTGACCCTGCTCGGGCTGCCGACCCCACCGGAGATGACCGGCCGCTCGATCATCGAACTGCAAAGCTGA
- a CDS encoding murein hydrolase activator EnvC family protein, whose translation MPRILFAFALFCLLGSAMADERADARRQIETARKDVAELQKLLKQIEQEKSAVQKQLQTTESEMGQLEKQVDALQQEIDRSEAELERLNDEKTTLEGARIEQQRLIGIQARAAYQSGRQEYLKLLLNQQNPEKFSRTLTYYDYLSKARFEQVASFNETLAQLARVEAGIEAQQTTLAEQQDGLQERRAQLADVRKERQLALAKLDRDYSSRDQKLKARRQEQAQLERVLKTIEQTLARQAREAEQARQRAQALAREEQSRQQRAGSASSAAPGPQVSSAGGAFGGPFASAKGKLPWPVDGRLVARYGTPRGGDARTKWDGVLIGAAVGTQVRAVHGGRVVFADWLRGAGLLVILDHGNGYLSLYGHNQSLLRDAGEIVKAGDPIATVGTSGGQESAALYFAIRQQGRPSDPAQWCRAQG comes from the coding sequence ATGCCTCGTATTCTTTTCGCATTCGCGCTCTTCTGCCTGCTTGGCTCGGCCATGGCGGACGAGCGCGCCGACGCACGCAGACAGATCGAAACGGCGCGCAAGGACGTCGCCGAACTGCAGAAGCTGCTCAAGCAGATCGAGCAGGAGAAATCCGCCGTTCAGAAGCAGTTGCAGACCACCGAAAGCGAGATGGGCCAGCTCGAAAAGCAGGTCGATGCTTTACAGCAGGAAATCGATCGCAGCGAGGCGGAACTCGAGCGCCTCAATGACGAGAAGACTACCCTTGAAGGCGCTCGTATCGAGCAACAGCGGCTGATCGGCATCCAGGCGCGTGCGGCCTACCAGAGCGGCCGCCAGGAGTACCTCAAACTCCTGCTCAACCAGCAGAACCCTGAAAAATTCAGCCGCACCCTGACCTATTACGATTACCTCAGCAAAGCCCGTTTCGAGCAGGTCGCAAGCTTCAACGAAACGCTTGCCCAACTCGCCAGGGTCGAAGCCGGTATCGAGGCGCAACAGACGACACTGGCTGAACAGCAGGACGGGCTGCAAGAGCGTCGTGCCCAGCTCGCCGACGTGCGAAAGGAACGCCAGCTGGCGCTGGCCAAGCTTGACCGGGACTATTCCAGCCGCGACCAGAAGCTCAAGGCCCGCAGGCAGGAACAGGCACAGCTCGAGCGCGTCCTCAAGACAATCGAGCAGACGCTGGCTCGCCAGGCACGTGAAGCCGAGCAGGCGCGCCAGCGCGCCCAGGCATTGGCGCGTGAGGAACAGTCGCGTCAGCAACGCGCCGGCAGCGCCAGCTCGGCAGCGCCCGGCCCGCAGGTTTCAAGCGCGGGCGGTGCGTTTGGCGGCCCGTTCGCCAGCGCCAAAGGCAAGCTGCCCTGGCCCGTGGACGGACGCTTGGTCGCCCGCTACGGCACTCCGCGCGGCGGCGATGCTCGAACCAAGTGGGACGGTGTGCTCATTGGCGCCGCGGTGGGGACGCAGGTTCGCGCCGTGCATGGCGGCCGGGTGGTGTTCGCCGACTGGCTGCGCGGGGCCGGCCTGCTGGTGATCCTCGACCATGGCAATGGCTATCTGAGCCTGTACGGGCACAACCAGAGCCTGTTGCGCGACGCCGGGGAAATCGTCAAGGCAGGCGACCCGATCGCCACCGTAGGAACCAGTGGCGGGCAGGAGTCTGCCGCACTGTATTTCGCCATTCGCCAACAGGGTCGCCCAAGCGATCCGGCACAATGGTGTCGCGCGCAAGGATAG